The following are encoded in a window of Roseimaritima ulvae genomic DNA:
- a CDS encoding MotA/TolQ/ExbB proton channel family protein codes for MNQSLGTAAVPFRVKLFVLAFLAIGALTFSTTSYAQNDLLDGDEPAAEAPAEEPAADEPADNGNAEPVADNNAGGSDDDQTALGWVVESLGWGYLLIFLALSFTLVSLLVMNLLASRRENLVPQELVDGFEEKLNEKDFQSAYDMARTDESVLGQVLSAGLAKLSRGYNRALEGMQEVGEEESMKLDHRLSYMALIGNLSPMIGLFGTVHGMIKSFQVIAIAGSTPEPADLAKGISTALLTTLVGLAIAIPALAAYNILRNRVARLLLEVGVSSENLMSRFEDVQPQAAKK; via the coding sequence ATGAATCAGTCGCTCGGCACCGCTGCCGTTCCCTTCCGCGTCAAGTTATTTGTGCTCGCGTTTCTGGCCATCGGCGCGTTGACTTTTTCGACGACGAGCTACGCCCAGAACGATCTGCTGGATGGCGATGAACCGGCCGCCGAAGCCCCCGCCGAAGAACCGGCCGCTGATGAACCGGCCGACAATGGCAACGCCGAACCGGTGGCCGACAACAATGCCGGCGGCAGCGACGACGATCAAACGGCCCTCGGCTGGGTCGTGGAATCGTTGGGCTGGGGCTACCTGCTGATCTTCTTGGCTCTGTCCTTCACGCTGGTCTCGTTGCTGGTCATGAACCTGCTGGCGTCTCGCCGCGAAAACCTGGTGCCGCAGGAATTGGTTGATGGCTTTGAAGAAAAACTGAACGAAAAAGATTTCCAGTCGGCTTATGACATGGCTCGCACCGACGAATCGGTGCTGGGACAAGTCCTTTCGGCGGGGCTGGCCAAACTCTCACGCGGATACAACCGTGCCTTGGAAGGTATGCAGGAAGTCGGCGAAGAGGAAAGCATGAAGCTGGATCACCGTCTGAGCTACATGGCCTTGATCGGCAACCTCAGCCCGATGATCGGCTTGTTCGGCACGGTGCACGGGATGATCAAGTCCTTCCAAGTCATCGCCATCGCCGGCAGCACGCCCGAACCGGCCGACTTGGCCAAAGGTATTTCGACGGCGTTGTTGACCACCCTGGTGGGACTGGCGATCGCGATTCCCGCTCTGGCGGCCTACAACATCCTCCGCAACCGCGTCGCTCGGTTGCTGTTGGAAGTGGGCGTCAGCAGCGAGAACCTGATGAGTCGTTTCGAGGACGTGCAACCTCAAGCTGCAAAGAAGTAA
- a CDS encoding tetratricopeptide repeat protein, with the protein MPCSKISVVSFLALAFLCVSAWAQNDRVFPVNGNPISGKVETVSKNGITLLTGGTEQQILGNTIVKIMFSGDPAELTRGREFALDNQFDQALEALKKVNMNNIRRKVITEDVIYYRLLSEAKLSLIGQSSRATASANLINFVKTYKDSWHYFEAARLLGDLAVADGKYSLARNSYGVIGSAAAPELKIESAYLTSMVLMYENKPAEAQAGFQKVVDARVDSPTGARLQLLAQAGLVAALGQQGQTDAAIKASESLIAELSPTDTELAARIYNARGAAFAKAGQNEAAIRAYLHTHLMFSGTPDAHVESLQALLQLWPKVGKPNRANEMRQVLQQSYPGWGG; encoded by the coding sequence ATGCCCTGTTCTAAAATCTCCGTGGTTTCGTTTCTGGCGTTGGCCTTCCTCTGCGTGTCGGCTTGGGCGCAGAACGATCGGGTTTTTCCTGTCAACGGCAATCCCATCAGTGGGAAGGTCGAGACCGTTTCCAAGAACGGTATCACGCTCCTGACCGGCGGTACCGAGCAGCAAATCCTGGGAAATACGATTGTCAAAATCATGTTCTCCGGCGACCCTGCGGAATTAACTCGTGGTCGCGAATTCGCGCTCGACAACCAGTTTGACCAAGCGCTCGAAGCGCTGAAGAAGGTCAACATGAACAATATTCGCCGCAAGGTGATCACCGAAGACGTGATCTATTATCGGCTGTTGTCCGAAGCCAAACTGTCGCTGATCGGCCAGAGCAGCCGGGCGACCGCTTCGGCTAATCTGATCAATTTCGTCAAAACCTACAAAGACAGCTGGCACTACTTCGAAGCCGCTCGCTTGCTCGGCGATCTGGCCGTGGCCGATGGTAAGTATTCGCTGGCGCGCAACTCCTATGGCGTGATCGGCAGCGCGGCGGCCCCAGAGCTGAAAATCGAATCCGCTTACCTGACCAGCATGGTGCTGATGTACGAGAACAAGCCCGCCGAAGCGCAGGCCGGATTCCAAAAGGTGGTCGATGCCCGCGTTGACTCGCCCACCGGAGCTCGGCTGCAATTGTTGGCTCAGGCCGGACTGGTGGCGGCTTTGGGACAGCAGGGCCAGACGGACGCGGCCATTAAAGCCTCCGAATCGTTGATTGCCGAACTGTCGCCGACGGACACTGAATTGGCCGCCCGTATCTACAATGCTCGCGGCGCAGCGTTTGCCAAAGCGGGACAGAACGAAGCCGCGATCCGGGCTTACCTGCACACGCACTTGATGTTTTCCGGAACGCCCGACGCCCATGTCGAATCGTTGCAAGCTCTGTTGCAGCTGTGGCCCAAGGTCGGCAAACCCAATCGTGCCAATGAGATGCGTCAGGTGCTGCAACAATCTTATCCCGGCTGGGGTGGCTGA
- the mdh gene encoding malate dehydrogenase: MRRAKISIVGAGNVGATCAHWCAAGELGDVVLLDIPQTEDMPRGKALDLMQASPIMGFDSNIVGTNSYDDVADSDVIVVTAGIPRKPGMSRDDLLSTNAKIVTAVGEQIKACSPNAIVIVVSNPLDAMVQQMWKTTGFPPERVCGQAGVLDTARYRTFLAMELGVSVEDISALLMGGHGDTMVPIPSCTSVGGIPVTQLISTERLEEIVDRTRKGGAEIVQLLKTGSAYYAPAAACAQMVEAIVKDKKRVLPAAAHCDSQYGVGGYYVGVPVVMGSGGIEKVIELQLTEKEQADFARSVDAVKSLVATMEGLLAS, encoded by the coding sequence CTGCGACGCGCCAAGATTTCGATTGTGGGGGCCGGAAACGTAGGAGCCACCTGTGCACATTGGTGTGCGGCCGGCGAACTGGGGGATGTCGTCCTGCTGGACATTCCGCAAACCGAAGACATGCCACGCGGCAAAGCCTTGGACCTGATGCAGGCTTCGCCGATCATGGGCTTTGACTCCAACATCGTGGGCACCAACAGCTATGACGATGTCGCCGACAGTGATGTGATCGTGGTCACCGCCGGGATTCCTCGCAAACCGGGTATGAGCCGCGACGACTTGCTGAGCACCAATGCAAAAATCGTGACGGCCGTGGGCGAACAGATCAAAGCCTGCAGTCCCAACGCGATCGTGATCGTGGTCAGCAACCCGCTGGACGCGATGGTGCAACAGATGTGGAAGACCACCGGCTTTCCGCCGGAACGCGTGTGTGGTCAAGCCGGCGTGTTGGACACCGCTCGCTACCGCACCTTCTTGGCGATGGAACTGGGCGTCAGCGTGGAAGACATCAGCGCCCTGCTGATGGGCGGTCACGGCGACACGATGGTACCGATCCCCAGCTGCACCAGCGTCGGCGGCATCCCCGTCACGCAATTGATCTCTACCGAACGGTTGGAAGAAATCGTCGATCGAACCCGCAAGGGTGGTGCGGAAATCGTCCAGCTGCTGAAGACCGGCAGCGCCTACTACGCGCCCGCTGCGGCCTGTGCGCAGATGGTCGAAGCGATTGTCAAAGACAAGAAGCGAGTGTTGCCGGCGGCCGCGCATTGCGATTCGCAATACGGCGTCGGTGGCTACTACGTGGGCGTGCCCGTGGTGATGGGAAGCGGTGGTATCGAGAAAGTCATCGAGCTGCAGTTGACCGAAAAAGAGCAAGCTGATTTTGCTCGCAGCGTGGACGCTGTAAAATCCTTGGTGGCCACGATGGAAGGCTTGTTGGCGTCGTAA
- a CDS encoding alpha/beta hydrolase → MNRLPSSDTWNTQTEITQSKGRQPQLSPFPSSLASNSPNAFFVPARYEKNYAYPLVVWLHHDGATEQQVSQVLPHVSVQNYVGVGIRGSRAADAAGHRYDWVQTAGGIAQAEQSVMDAIENASQRYSIHPERVFIAGYKAGGTMAQRIALRCPSQFAGVISLGGGFPGGCRPLANLQQARELNMWMAFATECKEFSLDAMTDDLRLLNAAKMRVEVQQLEASDEMLAPVLRQVDQWIMSLVTGQTQPRCVPDWDTVPVEFSAN, encoded by the coding sequence ATGAACCGACTGCCCTCATCGGATACGTGGAACACTCAGACCGAAATCACGCAGTCCAAGGGCCGCCAACCGCAGTTAAGCCCCTTCCCATCGAGTCTCGCTAGCAATTCGCCCAACGCGTTTTTCGTACCCGCTCGTTACGAGAAAAACTACGCCTATCCGCTGGTCGTGTGGCTGCATCACGACGGAGCCACCGAACAACAGGTGTCTCAGGTTCTGCCCCACGTCAGCGTTCAGAATTATGTGGGCGTGGGGATCCGTGGCTCTCGCGCCGCCGATGCCGCAGGCCATCGTTACGACTGGGTGCAAACCGCCGGCGGGATTGCCCAAGCGGAGCAGTCCGTAATGGACGCGATCGAAAACGCGTCACAACGCTATTCGATCCATCCCGAACGCGTATTCATCGCCGGCTACAAAGCGGGTGGCACGATGGCGCAGCGAATCGCACTACGCTGCCCCAGCCAATTCGCTGGCGTAATTTCACTCGGTGGCGGATTCCCCGGCGGCTGCCGGCCGCTGGCAAACCTGCAGCAAGCTCGCGAGCTGAACATGTGGATGGCGTTTGCGACCGAATGCAAAGAGTTTTCGCTCGACGCCATGACCGACGACCTACGACTGCTCAACGCCGCCAAAATGCGCGTCGAAGTCCAGCAACTTGAAGCCAGCGACGAAATGCTGGCCCCGGTGCTGCGCCAGGTAGATCAGTGGATTATGAGCCTGGTAACCGGGCAAACCCAACCCCGCTGCGTGCCCGACTGGGACACCGTACCGGTTGAGTTTTCCGCGAATTAA
- a CDS encoding response regulator transcription factor: MSPSESSQNESGNETQKKVLIVDDDVEIVESIRYALEGEDLQVVIARDGNQGLALAERENPDLMILDMMMPKRSGFLVLEKLRRARDESLPVIMITGNEGSRHKAYAELLGVNIYLRKPFAMEKLIESVHKLLGS, encoded by the coding sequence ATGAGTCCATCTGAATCGTCCCAGAACGAGTCTGGAAACGAAACCCAAAAGAAGGTGTTGATCGTTGACGACGACGTGGAGATCGTCGAATCGATCCGCTACGCATTGGAAGGCGAAGACCTGCAGGTGGTCATCGCCCGCGATGGCAACCAAGGCCTGGCGTTAGCGGAACGCGAAAACCCGGATCTGATGATTTTGGACATGATGATGCCCAAACGCAGCGGATTCCTGGTGCTCGAAAAACTGCGACGAGCTCGTGACGAATCGCTCCCGGTGATCATGATTACCGGCAACGAAGGCAGCCGTCACAAAGCCTATGCGGAACTGCTGGGCGTGAATATCTACCTCCGCAAACCCTTTGCGATGGAAAAGCTGATCGAAAGCGTCCATAAGTTGCTCGGCTCGTAA
- a CDS encoding DUF423 domain-containing protein: protein MNDFRPDTYHFTRQCLILAGWVGGLGVLVGAFGAHGMPAFLESRGMSAEAISDRLETFEIGVRYHLWHAIVLLALPVATTCLPARPLRIVMGLLLLGIVLFSGSLYLLVLLDAPKLGMVTPLGGVSLIAAWGWLAVAAMRGGRKTQA, encoded by the coding sequence GTGAACGATTTCCGCCCCGACACGTACCACTTCACGCGGCAGTGCTTGATCCTAGCCGGTTGGGTGGGTGGTCTCGGCGTATTGGTGGGTGCGTTTGGGGCGCATGGAATGCCGGCGTTTTTGGAAAGCCGCGGGATGTCGGCCGAAGCGATCAGCGATCGCTTGGAAACCTTTGAGATCGGCGTCCGGTATCATCTGTGGCACGCGATCGTGTTGCTGGCCTTGCCGGTCGCGACCACTTGCCTACCCGCCCGCCCATTGCGTATCGTCATGGGGCTGCTGTTGCTGGGGATCGTGCTGTTCAGCGGAAGCCTGTACCTGTTGGTATTGTTGGACGCTCCCAAGCTGGGCATGGTGACACCCCTGGGAGGCGTTTCGCTGATCGCCGCTTGGGGTTGGTTAGCTGTCGCTGCCATGCGAGGCGGTAGGAAAACGCAAGCCTGA
- a CDS encoding aspartate carbamoyltransferase catalytic subunit has protein sequence MMSAENDLDLPFPAAWTRSHLLDLETLSAEEITILLDTAQRLKDATENCRRKLSLLSGKTCANLFFENSTRTRNSFSLAAKRLGADTVEFSSSGSSIAKGETFVDTAKTIEAMGVDWVVTRHSTPGTPHLLSRELDCCVLNAGDGPHEHPTQGLLDMLTIRQHGKPFVGLTVALVGDIAHSRTARSNIWGLKKLGAHVIICGPATLVSPRWEELGFEVAHSLDEILPRCDVLNLLRVQFERQVARPFPSIHEYAALYAMNGERMARSKSDILIMAPGPINRGVEITPEVADGPHSVILEQVTNGIAVRMAALWLLSGAAERAAGGAATGASA, from the coding sequence ATGATGTCTGCCGAGAACGATTTGGACCTGCCCTTTCCTGCCGCCTGGACGCGTTCACACCTGTTGGATCTGGAGACGTTGTCGGCAGAGGAGATCACGATCCTGCTGGACACCGCTCAGCGGCTGAAGGACGCCACCGAAAATTGTCGCCGCAAGCTGTCGCTGCTGTCCGGCAAGACCTGTGCAAATCTGTTTTTCGAAAACAGTACGCGAACCCGCAACAGTTTCTCCCTGGCGGCTAAACGGCTGGGCGCCGACACGGTGGAATTCTCCAGCAGCGGCAGCAGCATCGCCAAAGGTGAAACCTTCGTCGACACGGCCAAGACGATCGAAGCCATGGGCGTGGACTGGGTGGTGACGCGGCATTCCACGCCCGGCACCCCGCACCTGCTCAGCCGGGAACTGGATTGCTGTGTCTTGAACGCCGGCGATGGGCCGCATGAACATCCCACCCAGGGACTGCTCGATATGCTAACCATCCGCCAGCACGGCAAACCCTTTGTCGGTTTGACGGTGGCTTTGGTCGGCGACATCGCTCACAGCCGCACCGCGCGGAGCAACATCTGGGGGCTGAAGAAATTGGGCGCTCACGTGATCATCTGCGGCCCGGCCACGCTGGTCAGCCCGCGTTGGGAAGAGCTGGGTTTCGAAGTCGCTCACAGCCTGGACGAAATCTTACCTCGCTGCGATGTACTGAACCTGCTGCGTGTGCAGTTCGAACGCCAGGTGGCACGCCCTTTCCCCAGCATTCATGAATATGCCGCCCTGTACGCAATGAACGGTGAACGCATGGCTCGCAGCAAGTCCGACATTTTAATCATGGCTCCCGGACCGATTAATCGCGGCGTCGAGATCACCCCCGAAGTCGCCGACGGGCCGCACTCGGTGATCCTGGAACAGGTCACCAACGGGATCGCCGTTCGCATGGCCGCGCTGTGGTTGCTGTCCGGCGCGGCCGAACGAGCCGCGGGCGGCGCGGCTACGGGAGCGTCCGCATGA
- a CDS encoding dihydroorotase, with product MNSLLIENGRLVDPSQQHDRVARLLIIDGTVKAIDPSDGELPKDTQRLDASGRIVAPGLVDLSTELREPGRDEDETIASGSQAALAGGYTSILCSSNTHPPIDTPGAVEFVRQKAAKAHAARIYVTGCVSKQRRGEELAELGLLVEAGAVAFSDSPAPLANSALVKRALEYCRMFDRPIFDRPEVPELAGRGVMHEGRESLVLGLNGLPTEAEDLAVARDVRLAEATGGRLHVGPVSTMGSIDLIRRVKSRGIKVTASVCPHNLSMTDEQLRSFDARFKVHPPLRSERHVEMLRAAVSDGTIDAIQTGHMPRALEKKMDDLDLAPFGMTSLETSLAAVATTMLHSDHLDWSTLIQRMSTAPAAIAGIPGGSLAVGQSGDVILIDPERSWTVDVNAFHSRCSSTPLAGSQLQGQVTHAIVGGEIRYVR from the coding sequence ATGAATAGCCTACTGATCGAAAACGGCCGCCTGGTCGATCCCTCGCAGCAACACGACCGCGTGGCGCGGTTACTGATCATCGACGGGACGGTGAAAGCCATCGACCCGTCCGATGGCGAATTGCCCAAAGACACTCAGCGTCTGGACGCCTCCGGTCGCATCGTCGCCCCCGGCTTGGTCGACCTATCGACGGAGCTGCGCGAACCCGGTCGCGACGAAGACGAAACGATCGCTTCGGGGTCGCAAGCAGCCCTGGCCGGCGGCTACACCTCGATCCTCTGCAGTTCCAATACCCACCCGCCGATCGATACGCCCGGAGCGGTTGAGTTTGTCCGTCAAAAGGCCGCCAAGGCGCATGCGGCGCGAATCTATGTGACCGGCTGCGTGAGCAAACAACGGCGCGGTGAAGAGCTGGCGGAGTTGGGCTTGTTGGTCGAAGCCGGCGCGGTGGCGTTCAGCGATTCGCCGGCGCCACTGGCCAACAGTGCGCTGGTCAAACGGGCGTTGGAGTACTGCCGGATGTTTGATCGTCCGATCTTTGATCGACCGGAAGTTCCCGAACTGGCCGGCCGCGGCGTGATGCACGAAGGCCGCGAGTCCTTGGTATTGGGACTAAACGGCCTGCCGACCGAAGCCGAAGACCTCGCGGTCGCTCGCGACGTGCGGTTGGCCGAAGCAACCGGAGGCCGATTACACGTCGGTCCGGTCAGCACGATGGGCAGTATCGACTTGATCCGCCGCGTCAAAAGTCGCGGCATCAAGGTCACCGCATCGGTTTGCCCTCACAACCTATCGATGACCGACGAACAGCTCCGCAGCTTCGACGCGCGGTTTAAAGTCCACCCGCCACTGCGCAGCGAGCGGCATGTGGAGATGTTGCGGGCGGCGGTCAGCGACGGCACGATCGATGCGATCCAAACCGGGCACATGCCGCGGGCGCTGGAGAAGAAAATGGACGACCTAGACTTGGCACCCTTTGGGATGACTTCGCTGGAAACCTCGTTGGCGGCCGTCGCCACCACGATGCTGCACAGCGACCACCTGGACTGGAGCACTCTGATTCAGCGGATGTCGACAGCGCCGGCCGCGATCGCGGGCATCCCCGGCGGCAGCCTAGCGGTCGGCCAGAGCGGCGATGTGATCCTGATCGATCCCGAGCGAAGCTGGACGGTCGATGTCAACGCGTTCCACTCACGCTGCAGCAGCACCCCGCTGGCAGGCAGCCAACTGCAAGGCCAAGTCACCCACGCCATCGTCGGCGGAGAAATCCGCTACGTACGTTAG
- a CDS encoding DUF2237 family protein, which produces MTNRIPKNVFGEPLISCSTDPMTGFYRDGCCRTGAGDMGLHVVCTVMTDDFLRFSKLKGNDLSTPIPEYQFPGLKAGDRWCLCAARWKEAYDAGMAPDVVLAATHISALEFASLEELKEFAAE; this is translated from the coding sequence ATGACCAACCGCATTCCTAAAAACGTGTTTGGCGAACCGCTGATCAGCTGCAGCACCGACCCGATGACCGGTTTTTATCGAGACGGGTGTTGCCGCACCGGAGCCGGCGATATGGGCCTGCACGTCGTCTGTACGGTAATGACTGATGACTTTTTACGGTTCAGCAAGTTGAAAGGCAACGACCTTTCGACCCCGATTCCCGAGTACCAGTTCCCAGGATTAAAAGCCGGGGATCGCTGGTGTCTGTGTGCGGCCCGCTGGAAAGAAGCCTACGACGCCGGCATGGCGCCCGACGTGGTGCTGGCCGCAACGCACATCTCGGCCCTCGAATTCGCCTCGCTGGAAGAACTGAAAGAGTTCGCGGCGGAGTGA
- a CDS encoding UvrD-helicase domain-containing protein → MVDMSEQLTEAQQEAVEHIDGPMLILAGPGSGKTRVVTHRIANLLQHGIAPHRIAALTFTNKAADEMRIRLGTLAPGQDVWMGTFHRFCARLLRRYAPLVGLQENYSIYDTADSKQAMKRAVTAANVSTSHTSPEQIAAVISRAKNRLVGPEMMQGQSLRANETVAARVYPVYQQQLLTANAVDFDDLLFHIARLLRESPELRAELDQRYQYIMVDEYQDTNLAQYAIVRSLSIDYPNLAVTGDPDQSIYGWRGADLNNILDFEKDYPHVKTVRLEKNYRSTPNILRAADQLIRHNTRRKNKQLLTDREEGAAVVLRMYEDGYREADDIADQITAAIAMEDCRPRDFAVFCRMNALTRSLEHAFRSRSLPYQIVNGVEFYQRKEIKDLLAYLHLINNPAHDVALLRVINVPTRGIGAKTIERLRDFADSHRLPLLEAARRVDQIDTLPARSATKVRQFVEMFDRLSIKATAALEDLVLYLLEETGYRKYLEKSSVDEQDNSPLANVDEFVTATVEFDRQHPDDGSLEAFLEQVALVSDTDAWEESNDRVTLMTMHAAKGLEFPRVFIIAVEDDLLPHYRCKEDPMQVEEERRLLFVGITRAEQQLQLSYCKRRAMRGEMRPVVGSPFLMELPREEMRSVEPDDSNQFFDAPDEFAYPDSWDLPAVDANDDHDELCQLPPEEQMPEKPAKSDKALPAALTTAAKLLDNQDQTQKVPLSAFKQGMVVTHAEYGGGRIATLTGRGPKCTATVEFFNGTQRSFRLAFAKLVPGDQDLD, encoded by the coding sequence TTGGTAGATATGAGCGAGCAATTAACCGAAGCTCAACAAGAGGCGGTCGAGCATATCGATGGTCCGATGTTGATTTTGGCCGGCCCGGGCAGCGGCAAAACCCGCGTGGTGACCCATCGGATCGCCAATTTATTGCAGCACGGCATCGCTCCGCATCGCATCGCCGCCTTGACGTTCACCAACAAGGCGGCCGACGAGATGCGGATTCGACTCGGCACGCTGGCGCCCGGGCAAGACGTTTGGATGGGCACGTTCCACCGCTTTTGCGCCCGCCTGCTGCGGCGTTACGCGCCGCTGGTCGGCTTGCAAGAGAACTATTCGATTTACGATACGGCGGATAGTAAACAAGCCATGAAGCGGGCCGTGACGGCGGCCAACGTTTCCACATCGCATACCTCGCCCGAACAAATTGCCGCCGTGATCAGCCGCGCCAAAAACCGACTGGTCGGTCCGGAGATGATGCAGGGCCAATCGCTGCGAGCCAACGAAACGGTCGCCGCGCGGGTCTATCCGGTCTACCAGCAGCAGTTGCTGACGGCCAACGCCGTCGATTTCGACGACCTCCTGTTTCACATCGCTCGACTGCTACGAGAATCGCCCGAACTGCGGGCGGAGCTGGATCAGCGGTATCAGTACATCATGGTGGACGAGTACCAGGACACCAACCTCGCCCAATACGCCATCGTCCGCTCGCTGTCGATCGACTATCCCAACCTGGCCGTGACGGGCGACCCGGATCAATCGATTTACGGTTGGCGAGGCGCGGACTTGAACAACATCCTGGACTTTGAAAAGGATTACCCGCACGTCAAAACGGTGCGGCTGGAAAAAAACTACCGCAGCACGCCCAACATCCTGCGCGCTGCGGACCAACTGATCCGTCACAATACGCGGCGGAAAAACAAACAGTTGTTGACCGATCGTGAAGAAGGCGCCGCGGTCGTCCTGCGAATGTACGAGGACGGCTATCGCGAAGCGGACGACATCGCCGACCAGATCACCGCGGCGATTGCCATGGAGGATTGTCGGCCTCGCGACTTTGCGGTGTTCTGCCGCATGAACGCCCTCACACGCTCGCTGGAACACGCCTTCCGCTCACGCAGCTTGCCCTACCAGATCGTCAACGGCGTGGAGTTTTATCAACGCAAAGAAATCAAAGACCTGTTGGCCTACCTGCACCTGATCAACAACCCCGCGCACGACGTGGCCCTGCTGCGAGTGATCAACGTGCCGACTCGAGGGATCGGCGCCAAAACCATCGAGCGGTTAAGAGACTTCGCCGACAGCCACCGCTTGCCCCTGCTCGAAGCGGCTCGTCGTGTCGACCAGATCGACACGCTCCCGGCTCGTTCGGCCACTAAAGTGCGCCAGTTTGTGGAGATGTTTGATCGCCTGAGCATCAAAGCCACCGCGGCCTTGGAAGACCTGGTGTTGTACCTGCTGGAAGAGACGGGGTACCGCAAGTATCTGGAGAAGAGTTCGGTCGACGAACAGGACAACAGCCCGCTGGCTAACGTTGATGAGTTTGTCACGGCGACGGTGGAGTTTGACCGGCAACATCCCGACGACGGTTCGCTGGAAGCCTTCCTGGAACAGGTCGCCCTGGTGTCCGACACCGACGCGTGGGAAGAATCCAACGACCGTGTGACCTTGATGACGATGCACGCCGCCAAAGGCTTGGAATTCCCGCGGGTGTTTATCATCGCCGTCGAAGACGACCTGCTGCCGCACTACCGCTGCAAAGAAGATCCCATGCAGGTGGAGGAAGAACGACGATTGTTGTTTGTGGGCATCACCCGAGCTGAACAACAGTTGCAGCTGAGTTACTGTAAACGTCGTGCCATGCGGGGTGAGATGCGGCCTGTGGTGGGCAGTCCGTTTCTGATGGAATTGCCACGCGAAGAAATGCGTTCGGTCGAGCCGGATGATTCCAATCAGTTCTTCGACGCCCCGGATGAATTCGCTTACCCCGACAGCTGGGATCTACCGGCCGTCGATGCCAACGACGACCACGACGAGCTGTGCCAGTTGCCGCCCGAAGAACAAATGCCGGAGAAGCCCGCCAAGTCGGACAAGGCCCTTCCGGCAGCCTTGACCACGGCCGCCAAACTGCTGGACAACCAAGACCAAACCCAAAAGGTGCCGCTGTCGGCCTTTAAGCAGGGGATGGTGGTGACGCACGCCGAGTATGGCGGCGGGCGGATCGCTACGCTGACCGGTCGCGGCCCCAAGTGCACCGCCACGGTGGAATTTTTCAACGGCACGCAGCGGTCCTTCCGCTTGGCGTTTGCCAAGTTGGTGCCCGGCGACCAAGACCTGGATTAA
- a CDS encoding aldo/keto reductase translates to MMQRRRLGSSGLVVSSICMGTMTFGSQCDEATSFAILDHAFDAGIDFFDAAELYPVPPNAETYGETERIVGRWLQNKPREAVILATKVTGPGHGWFTPPVRHGHTALDRVQIVRACEDSLRRLNTDYIDLYQTHWPDHGMPYEEVLGVLTELRQAGKVRAIGCSNETSWGLMKSLWAADVHGVDRYQTVQNNFSLINRRCESELAQVCRRESVSLLPYSPLGGGVLTGKYQNGPPPGGRFTAYLNGSQQRQRLMAERFVNQRTLQTVARLQPLADELGTSLANLALVWSMQHDFVASTIVGATSVDQLKESLPRDDFRLSSEVLAAIDQIDMEIPNPMTEDGLRRL, encoded by the coding sequence ATGATGCAGCGACGACGATTGGGAAGCAGCGGTTTGGTAGTCAGTTCCATTTGCATGGGCACGATGACCTTCGGATCGCAATGCGACGAAGCCACCTCCTTTGCCATCCTCGATCACGCCTTCGACGCCGGCATCGATTTTTTTGACGCCGCGGAACTGTACCCGGTGCCGCCCAACGCCGAGACCTACGGCGAAACCGAACGCATCGTCGGACGGTGGTTGCAGAACAAGCCGCGTGAAGCGGTGATCCTGGCCACCAAGGTCACCGGGCCGGGGCATGGTTGGTTCACGCCGCCGGTTCGCCACGGCCACACCGCTCTGGACCGGGTGCAGATCGTGCGGGCCTGCGAAGATTCCCTGCGGCGACTGAATACCGATTACATCGACCTGTACCAAACCCATTGGCCGGACCATGGGATGCCCTACGAAGAAGTCCTGGGCGTGCTGACCGAATTGCGGCAAGCCGGCAAGGTCCGGGCAATCGGCTGCAGCAACGAAACCAGCTGGGGCTTGATGAAAAGTCTGTGGGCGGCCGACGTGCATGGCGTCGATCGTTACCAGACGGTGCAAAACAATTTCAGCCTGATCAATCGCCGCTGTGAAAGCGAATTGGCTCAGGTCTGCCGCCGCGAATCCGTCAGCCTGCTGCCGTATTCACCGCTGGGCGGCGGCGTGCTGACCGGCAAATACCAGAACGGTCCGCCGCCGGGGGGGCGATTCACCGCTTATCTTAACGGCAGCCAACAACGTCAGCGGCTGATGGCCGAGCGGTTTGTCAACCAACGCACCCTGCAGACCGTCGCTCGCCTGCAACCGCTCGCCGACGAACTGGGAACCTCTTTGGCGAACTTGGCGCTTGTATGGAGTATGCAGCATGATTTTGTCGCATCCACGATTGTTGGCGCAACCAGCGTCGATCAGCTAAAGGAATCGCTGCCCCGCGACGATTTCCGCTTAAGCAGCGAGGTGCTGGCTGCAATCGACCAGATCGACATGGAGATCCCCAATCCCATGACTGAGGACGGACTTCGCCGGCTCTGA